In Streptomyces nojiriensis, one genomic interval encodes:
- a CDS encoding CocE/NonD family hydrolase, with product MRRTTTAAAVATLLAAAALGLAPHQAQAAPAGGPAATADASAQIRFHDIPGSGGVTLKGNVFTPAGAGSGRTYPLIVLPTSWGLPQTEYLAQAKKLADSGYVVVSYTSRGFWLSGGSIEVAGPPDIADVSAVIDWALANSPADADRIGLGGVSYAAGITLLASAHDPRVKAVVAMSGWADLIESIYSGRTQHVQAAAMLGAAGYLTGRPGPELQSLLGNFLGSRLDQEQQMIEWGRKRSASEQVDRINANGTAVMLGNAWGDTIFPPNQYAKFYERLTGPKRLEFRPGDHATAEGTGLLGLPNDTWTNAHRWFDRYLKGERNGVDTEAPVQIKSRSDNGYEGYADWKSVGSGGTEKLALSDSEHLFANVDSGANGGILLLSSALDQFVKAPPIASVPLLPRAFAAVWQSQRYAEARRIRGTVKLHTTVTPTKGDGTFVAYLYDVGPLGIGKLVSNAPYTFHGKAPGQGFGVDLELFSTAYDVPAGHRLALVVDTVDPLYIEHNPIGAQLTFSSPRTDPSYVSVPLREQ from the coding sequence ATGCGACGCACCACCACCGCCGCGGCCGTGGCGACCCTGCTGGCCGCAGCCGCCCTGGGCCTGGCCCCCCACCAGGCCCAGGCGGCTCCCGCCGGCGGGCCGGCCGCCACCGCCGACGCCTCCGCGCAGATCCGCTTCCACGACATCCCCGGCTCCGGCGGAGTCACCCTCAAGGGCAACGTCTTCACCCCGGCCGGGGCCGGGAGCGGCCGTACGTACCCGCTCATCGTGCTGCCCACCAGCTGGGGCCTGCCACAGACCGAGTACCTCGCCCAGGCCAAGAAGCTCGCCGACTCCGGTTACGTCGTGGTCAGTTACACCTCCCGCGGCTTCTGGCTCTCCGGCGGCAGCATCGAGGTGGCCGGGCCGCCGGACATCGCCGACGTCAGTGCCGTCATCGACTGGGCCCTCGCCAACTCCCCCGCCGACGCGGACCGCATCGGCCTCGGCGGGGTCTCGTACGCCGCCGGCATCACCCTGCTGGCCTCCGCGCACGATCCGCGCGTCAAGGCCGTGGTCGCGATGAGCGGGTGGGCCGACCTCATCGAATCCATCTACTCCGGCCGCACCCAGCACGTCCAGGCCGCCGCGATGCTCGGCGCCGCCGGATACCTCACCGGCCGCCCCGGGCCCGAACTCCAGTCCCTCCTCGGCAACTTCCTCGGCTCCCGGCTGGACCAGGAGCAGCAGATGATCGAGTGGGGCAGGAAGCGCTCGGCCTCCGAGCAGGTGGACCGGATCAACGCCAACGGCACCGCCGTCATGCTCGGCAACGCCTGGGGCGACACCATCTTCCCGCCCAACCAGTACGCGAAGTTCTACGAGCGGCTGACCGGCCCCAAGCGCCTGGAGTTCCGCCCCGGGGACCACGCCACCGCCGAGGGCACCGGCCTGCTGGGGCTGCCCAACGACACCTGGACCAACGCGCACCGCTGGTTCGACCGCTACCTCAAGGGCGAGCGCAACGGCGTCGACACCGAGGCCCCGGTGCAGATCAAGTCCCGTAGCGACAACGGGTACGAGGGCTACGCCGACTGGAAGTCGGTCGGCTCCGGGGGCACCGAGAAGCTGGCGCTCTCCGACAGCGAGCACCTCTTCGCCAATGTCGACTCCGGCGCCAACGGCGGCATCCTCCTCCTCTCCAGTGCCCTCGACCAGTTCGTGAAGGCGCCGCCGATCGCCTCCGTCCCGCTCCTCCCCCGGGCCTTCGCGGCCGTCTGGCAGTCGCAGCGCTACGCCGAGGCGCGCCGGATCCGCGGCACCGTGAAGCTGCACACCACCGTCACCCCCACCAAGGGCGACGGCACCTTCGTCGCGTACCTCTACGACGTCGGCCCGCTCGGCATCGGCAAGCTCGTCAGCAACGCCCCGTACACCTTCCACGGGAAGGCTCCCGGCCAGGGCTTCGGCGTGGACCTGGAGCTGTTCTCCACCGCCTACGACGTCCCCGCAGGCCACCGGCTCGCCCTCGTCGTCGACACCGTCGACCCGCTCTACATCGAGCACAACCCCATCGGCGCGCAGCTGACCTTCTCCTCGCCGCGCACCGATCCCAGCTACGTGTCGGTGCCGCTGCGCGAACAGTGA
- a CDS encoding L,D-transpeptidase translates to MAGTALLAASLTACSGGSDGGGDDKGTAELKPKAAMAVAVNLTGDQVKAGQPVTVTVAEGKLAQVKVTDAKGAELPGKISDDGKTWTSERNAPPGAEYKVEAQNTDSQSATTQFKTTAADKVNKVSINIPKGSTVGVAMPVSLVFDNPVANKAEVEKQLKVTTSDNSEGSWGWIKDYSGNDRVDWRPKDYWKSGTDVKVEMNLNGVDSGKGGGLFTRDYNTEFKIGKDRRIQVSLDTKKMSVSQDGQTVKTVPISAGTPGGKKASWSGKMVIMSKEGTIRMDSQTVGLDNAYNKMVDYSMRLTWSGMYAHAAPWNEGNFGRANSSSGCVGMSDANAKEFFEQSQIGDAFEVVGEGSKGNADIGNGYGEWNLSWDQWKAKSALSGAPQNG, encoded by the coding sequence ATGGCGGGCACCGCACTTCTGGCCGCCTCGCTCACCGCCTGCTCGGGCGGGAGTGACGGTGGCGGCGACGACAAGGGCACGGCCGAACTGAAGCCGAAGGCGGCCATGGCCGTCGCGGTGAACCTCACGGGCGATCAGGTCAAGGCGGGCCAGCCGGTGACGGTGACCGTCGCCGAGGGCAAGCTGGCCCAGGTGAAGGTGACCGACGCCAAGGGCGCCGAGCTGCCGGGGAAGATATCCGACGACGGGAAGACCTGGACCTCGGAGCGCAACGCCCCGCCCGGTGCGGAGTACAAGGTCGAGGCGCAGAACACCGACAGCCAGAGCGCCACCACCCAGTTCAAGACCACCGCCGCCGACAAGGTGAACAAGGTCTCGATCAACATCCCCAAGGGCAGCACGGTGGGCGTGGCGATGCCCGTGTCGCTCGTCTTCGACAACCCGGTGGCGAACAAGGCCGAGGTCGAGAAGCAGCTCAAGGTCACCACCTCGGACAACAGCGAGGGCTCCTGGGGCTGGATCAAGGACTACTCCGGCAACGACCGCGTCGACTGGCGACCCAAGGACTACTGGAAGTCCGGCACGGACGTGAAGGTCGAGATGAACCTGAACGGCGTCGACTCCGGCAAGGGCGGCGGCCTGTTCACCCGGGACTACAACACCGAGTTCAAGATCGGCAAGGACCGCCGGATCCAGGTCAGCCTCGACACCAAGAAGATGTCGGTGAGCCAGGACGGCCAGACGGTCAAGACGGTCCCGATCTCGGCCGGCACTCCCGGCGGGAAGAAGGCCTCCTGGTCCGGGAAGATGGTGATCATGTCGAAGGAGGGCACCATCCGGATGGACTCCCAGACGGTGGGCCTGGACAACGCCTACAACAAGATGGTCGATTACTCGATGCGGCTCACCTGGTCCGGCATGTACGCGCACGCCGCCCCGTGGAACGAGGGCAACTTCGGCCGCGCCAACAGCAGCTCCGGCTGCGTGGGCATGAGCGACGCCAACGCCAAGGAGTTCTTCGAACAGTCCCAGATCGGCGACGCCTTCGAGGTGGTCGGCGAGGGCTCGAAGGGCAACGCGGACATCGGCAACGGCTACGGCGAGTGGAACCTGTCGTGGGACCAGTGGAAGGCCAAGAGCGCCCTGTCCGGCGCCCCGCAGAACGGCTGA
- a CDS encoding lipid II:glycine glycyltransferase FemX produces MRALSVTEYQTFLHWNGGASFLQYPSWARVKDLWRSERVGWHYPDGEIQGAGLVLYRQFPGTRKYFAYLPEGPVVDWSDPHIDRWLNPLLRHLRASGAFAVRIGPTPAYRRWDAATAKAATGPGRQISDVLATEVDPVGAALADRLRTRGWHRCGGEDDGDAQPRHVFRVPLAGRTLDEVWSGLNQEWRRNVRKATKAGVETVIGTFADLPEFYRLLRITEERDGFRLGRSLAYYEQQYRVLNEEQPGRMRLYLGVHRGEILAAHTMIAAGNRVWYQTGASADHRREVRPSNALQWRMMCDAHALGADEYDMRGVPSTLDPDERSFGLLRWKLGTGGQVVETLGEWEIPMDGVANAALYKAFQAYLARR; encoded by the coding sequence GTGCGCGCCCTGTCCGTCACCGAATACCAGACCTTCCTCCACTGGAACGGGGGCGCGAGCTTTCTCCAGTACCCGTCCTGGGCCCGGGTAAAGGACCTCTGGCGCTCCGAAAGGGTCGGATGGCACTATCCGGACGGTGAGATTCAGGGAGCCGGGCTCGTTCTCTACCGGCAATTCCCCGGCACGCGGAAATACTTCGCCTATCTCCCCGAAGGGCCCGTCGTCGACTGGTCCGACCCGCACATCGACCGCTGGCTGAACCCGCTCCTGCGGCACCTGCGCGCCTCCGGCGCCTTCGCGGTCCGCATCGGCCCCACCCCCGCCTACCGCCGCTGGGACGCGGCCACCGCCAAGGCGGCGACCGGGCCCGGACGGCAGATCTCCGACGTGCTCGCCACGGAGGTCGACCCGGTGGGCGCCGCCCTCGCCGACCGGTTGCGCACCCGCGGCTGGCACCGCTGCGGCGGCGAGGACGACGGCGACGCCCAGCCCCGCCACGTCTTCCGCGTGCCGCTGGCCGGCCGCACCCTCGACGAGGTGTGGTCGGGTCTCAACCAGGAATGGCGGCGCAACGTACGCAAGGCCACGAAGGCCGGTGTGGAGACGGTCATCGGCACCTTCGCCGACCTGCCCGAGTTCTACCGGCTGCTGCGCATCACCGAGGAGCGCGACGGCTTCCGCCTCGGCCGCTCCCTCGCGTACTACGAGCAGCAGTACCGGGTCCTGAACGAGGAACAGCCCGGCCGCATGCGGCTCTACCTGGGCGTCCACCGGGGGGAGATCCTCGCCGCCCACACGATGATCGCCGCCGGCAACCGGGTCTGGTACCAGACGGGTGCCTCCGCCGACCACCGCCGCGAGGTACGGCCCAGCAACGCCCTGCAGTGGCGCATGATGTGCGACGCCCACGCCCTCGGAGCGGACGAATACGACATGCGCGGGGTACCCTCCACCCTCGACCCCGACGAACGATCTTTCGGGCTGCTGCGCTGGAAGCTCGGCACCGGCGGACAGGTCGTCGAAACGCTCGGAGAGTGGGAGATACCGATGGACGGAGTCGCCAACGCGGCGCTCTACAAGGCGTTCCAGGCCTACCTGGCCCGCCGGTGA
- the murJ gene encoding murein biosynthesis integral membrane protein MurJ gives MTATDTETGTRAAAAAEAADAPSGKTSVLRSGALMAAGSIVSRATGFIRSAVVVAALGTGLLGDGYAVANTVPNIIYILLIGGALNAVFVPELVRAAKEHADGGSAYTDRLLTACTAALVVLTTVAVLAAPLIVSVYTDYDGAQAATTVALARYCLPQILFYGLFTLLGQVLNARGRFGAMMWTPVLNNLVIIGVFGLFLYVSHDGAAGLTAAETRLLGLGTTIGIVIQALALVPSLRAARFRWRPRFDWRGSGLGRPLRNAGWLVMLVLTNQLAYWVVTRLSTTTGQHAVEAGLAGGAGYTAYSNAYQLWIVPQGIITVSLVTALMPRMSAAATDGDLGAVRRDISYALRSSAALVVPAAALFAALAPWVMGSVFEYGRTGAADIEVMAGILIAFAPGLIAYSAQYVLSRGFYALSDTRTPFLLNLVIAALTAGLSAAAYFLLSPRWAATGMAAASSVAFLAGAALTAHTLARRLGPRAGTRTERRTTAVRTHLRLLAACVPAAGAGYAAARAADPFGDFAAVGAGTAALALVVVILAGPLRLTEITDMLNSLWRRIGR, from the coding sequence GTGACGGCCACCGACACCGAAACCGGCACCAGAGCGGCCGCGGCTGCGGAAGCCGCCGACGCGCCGTCCGGGAAGACCTCGGTACTGCGCAGCGGCGCACTCATGGCGGCCGGCTCGATCGTCTCCCGCGCCACCGGCTTCATCCGCTCCGCCGTCGTCGTCGCGGCGCTGGGCACCGGACTCCTCGGCGACGGCTACGCCGTCGCCAACACGGTCCCGAACATCATCTACATCCTGCTCATCGGAGGCGCGCTCAACGCCGTCTTCGTACCCGAGCTCGTCCGGGCCGCCAAGGAGCACGCGGACGGCGGATCCGCCTACACCGACCGGCTGCTCACCGCCTGCACCGCCGCCCTCGTGGTGCTCACCACCGTCGCCGTCCTCGCCGCCCCGCTGATCGTCTCGGTGTACACCGACTACGACGGCGCCCAGGCGGCCACCACCGTGGCGCTGGCCAGGTACTGCCTGCCACAGATCCTCTTCTACGGACTCTTCACCCTGCTCGGGCAGGTGCTGAACGCCCGCGGCCGGTTCGGCGCGATGATGTGGACCCCCGTCCTCAACAACCTCGTCATCATCGGCGTCTTCGGGCTCTTCCTCTACGTCTCCCACGACGGGGCGGCCGGACTCACCGCCGCCGAGACCCGCCTCCTGGGCCTCGGCACCACCATCGGCATCGTCATCCAGGCCCTCGCCCTCGTCCCCTCGCTGCGCGCCGCCCGCTTCCGCTGGCGCCCCCGCTTCGACTGGCGCGGCAGCGGCCTCGGCCGCCCACTGCGCAACGCGGGCTGGCTGGTCATGCTCGTCCTCACCAACCAGCTCGCCTACTGGGTCGTCACCCGGCTCTCCACCACCACCGGACAGCACGCAGTGGAAGCCGGACTCGCGGGCGGCGCCGGCTACACCGCCTACAGCAACGCCTACCAGCTGTGGATCGTCCCGCAGGGCATCATCACCGTCTCCCTCGTGACCGCCCTGATGCCCCGGATGAGCGCGGCCGCCACCGACGGCGACCTCGGCGCCGTACGCCGCGACATCTCCTACGCCCTGCGCTCCAGCGCCGCCCTCGTCGTGCCCGCCGCCGCGCTCTTCGCCGCCCTCGCCCCCTGGGTGATGGGCAGCGTCTTCGAGTACGGCCGCACCGGCGCCGCCGACATCGAGGTCATGGCGGGCATCCTCATCGCCTTCGCGCCCGGCCTGATCGCCTACTCCGCGCAGTACGTGCTCTCGCGCGGCTTCTACGCCCTCTCCGACACCCGGACCCCCTTCCTCCTCAACCTGGTCATCGCCGCGCTCACCGCCGGCCTGTCCGCCGCCGCCTACTTCCTGCTGTCCCCGCGCTGGGCCGCCACCGGCATGGCCGCGGCCTCCTCCGTCGCCTTCCTCGCGGGCGCCGCCCTCACCGCCCACACCCTCGCGCGCCGGCTCGGCCCGCGCGCGGGCACCCGTACCGAACGGCGCACGACCGCCGTACGGACCCACCTGCGGCTGCTGGCCGCCTGCGTACCGGCGGCCGGCGCCGGGTACGCGGCCGCCCGCGCCGCCGACCCGTTCGGCGACTTCGCCGCGGTCGGGGCGGGAACCGCCGCACTGGCCCTGGTCGTCGTCATCCTCGCCGGGCCACTGCGCCTGACGGAGATCACCGACATGCTGAACTCCCTGTGGCGCAGGATCGGCCGATAG
- a CDS encoding response regulator transcription factor, protein MPRVLLIEDDPSIREGVGLGLRRRGHDVSSAETGEEGLALMGGFRPELVLLDLMLPGINGVQVCRRIRETSQVPIIMLTARGDDFDIVVGLEAGADDYIVKPARTEVIEARIKAVLRRLSDPVGTRPGVEQHGELTIDRAGLSVAKSGERVPLAPSEIKLLLHLSASPEQVFSRQQLLEYVWDHSYHADARLVDACVRRLRTKVEDPDASPRYIQTVRGFGYRFGPL, encoded by the coding sequence ATGCCACGCGTACTGCTGATCGAGGACGACCCTTCCATCCGCGAGGGGGTCGGCCTCGGCCTGCGCCGCCGGGGCCACGACGTGAGTTCCGCCGAGACCGGCGAGGAAGGGCTGGCGCTGATGGGCGGCTTCCGCCCCGAACTCGTCCTGCTCGACCTGATGCTGCCCGGGATCAACGGCGTCCAGGTCTGCCGCCGCATCCGCGAGACCAGCCAGGTGCCGATCATCATGCTCACCGCCCGCGGCGACGACTTCGACATAGTCGTCGGCCTGGAGGCCGGCGCCGACGACTACATCGTCAAACCCGCCCGCACCGAGGTCATCGAGGCCCGCATCAAAGCCGTACTGCGCCGGCTCAGCGACCCCGTGGGCACCCGCCCCGGGGTCGAGCAGCACGGTGAGCTGACCATCGACCGTGCCGGGCTGAGCGTCGCGAAGAGCGGCGAGCGCGTGCCCCTCGCCCCCAGCGAGATCAAGCTCCTGCTGCACCTGTCGGCCTCGCCCGAGCAGGTCTTCTCCCGCCAGCAACTCCTCGAATACGTCTGGGACCACAGCTACCACGCCGACGCCCGGCTCGTGGACGCCTGCGTGCGCCGGCTGCGCACCAAGGTCGAGGACCCCGACGCGAGCCCCCGCTACATACAGACCGTGCGCGGCTTCGGCTACCGCTTCGGTCCCCTGTAG
- a CDS encoding sensor histidine kinase — MRRIAPLGLRTRLIAAFLLVAAISAVTTAALTYQQARNAILKQTQDTAISTLRDQVEQQEFRLPLDQAELQRIVIELGKRGKPHPWIIFGEYGSVRVSTNPGTPTSSVITDNLREKVRRHDYTAFQRVEDARGNPWLTIGVPALFEHNGFSESTGAVFYASVPLSTEKQTVEAMVDAAKQGAVPGLAIAIVPALLAARSVLRPVRDMRRAAQHLGRGRLDTRIEVRGADELAGLARTFNETARALEQSVSELQDAEIRARRFASDVSHELRTPLAGMLAVTEVLDEDAERLDADTAKALRLVSAETGKLAVLVEDLMEISRFDARAAELNLDDVDIAEAVRKTLERRHWVDDRIVAELPDQVRARLDPRRFDVVLANLVGNALRHGGAPVRITVRTAPGEGGERLLIEVADSGPGIAPEVLPHIFDRFFKADAARTRSAGSGLGLAITLENVRLHGGTLLAANGSAGGAVFTLDMPLEARV, encoded by the coding sequence GTGAGACGCATCGCGCCGCTGGGCCTGCGCACCCGACTGATCGCGGCCTTCCTGCTGGTCGCCGCGATCAGCGCGGTGACCACCGCCGCCCTCACCTACCAGCAGGCGCGCAACGCGATCCTCAAGCAGACCCAGGACACCGCCATCAGCACCCTGCGGGACCAGGTCGAGCAGCAGGAGTTCCGCCTTCCGCTGGACCAGGCGGAGCTCCAGCGCATCGTCATCGAACTCGGCAAGCGCGGCAAACCGCACCCGTGGATCATCTTCGGCGAGTACGGCAGCGTGCGGGTCTCCACCAACCCCGGCACGCCGACCTCCAGCGTGATCACCGACAACCTGCGCGAGAAGGTCCGCCGCCACGACTACACCGCCTTCCAGCGGGTCGAGGACGCGCGCGGCAACCCGTGGCTCACCATCGGCGTCCCCGCCCTCTTCGAACACAACGGCTTCAGCGAATCCACCGGAGCCGTCTTCTACGCCAGCGTCCCGCTCTCCACCGAGAAGCAGACCGTGGAGGCCATGGTCGACGCCGCCAAGCAGGGCGCCGTCCCGGGTCTGGCCATCGCCATCGTGCCCGCGCTGCTGGCCGCCCGCAGTGTGCTGCGGCCGGTCCGCGACATGCGCCGGGCCGCCCAGCACCTCGGCCGCGGCCGCCTCGACACCCGGATCGAGGTCCGGGGCGCCGACGAGCTCGCCGGACTCGCCCGCACCTTCAACGAGACCGCACGCGCCCTGGAACAGTCCGTGAGCGAGCTCCAGGACGCGGAGATCCGCGCCCGCCGCTTCGCCTCCGACGTCTCCCACGAACTGCGCACCCCCCTCGCCGGGATGCTCGCCGTCACCGAGGTCCTCGACGAGGACGCCGAACGCCTCGACGCCGACACCGCCAAGGCCCTGCGCCTGGTCAGCGCCGAGACGGGCAAGCTCGCCGTCCTCGTCGAGGACCTGATGGAGATCTCCCGCTTCGACGCCCGGGCCGCCGAGCTCAACCTCGACGACGTGGACATCGCCGAAGCCGTCCGCAAGACCCTGGAGCGCCGCCACTGGGTCGACGACCGCATCGTCGCCGAGCTGCCGGACCAGGTGCGCGCCCGGCTCGACCCGCGCCGCTTCGACGTCGTCCTCGCCAACCTCGTCGGCAATGCCCTGCGGCACGGCGGCGCCCCCGTACGCATCACCGTGCGGACCGCGCCGGGCGAGGGCGGCGAACGGCTGCTGATCGAAGTCGCCGACAGCGGACCCGGCATCGCCCCCGAGGTGCTGCCGCACATCTTCGACCGCTTCTTCAAGGCCGACGCGGCCAGGACCCGCTCCGCCGGCAGCGGTCTCGGCCTCGCCATCACCCTGGAGAACGTCCGCCTGCACGGCGGAACCCTCCTCGCGGCCAACGGGTCGGCCGGGGGAGCGGTCTTCACCCTCGACATGCCGCTGGAGGCCCGCGTATGA
- a CDS encoding cytochrome P450 produces MDHAADVPDVFDPRIYAAGIPHERYRLLRERHPVAWQPEPEIRGWPAGPGFWAVTRHADVVRVLRDHRTYSSWLGATQIRDPDPADLPFLRRTMLNQDPPEHGRLRRLVSRAFTPARVDAFAGRVRERARALLAAARQDAEDGTADLVRAVTDEYALLNLTDLLGVPAADRALLLEWTVRIIGYQDPDDAPAPLLGPDGTPLDPRSPALLGEMFAYARELADHKRAHPGDDLMTALAEAGLDPAELEMFFFLLTVAGNDTVRSAAPGGLLALAGAPDAYRRLAAGSVPFDRAVDELLRVHPPVLSFRRTAAVDTELAGQSIRAGDKVVVFHASANHDERVFTDPGRLDLARTPNPHVSFGDGPHVCLGAHFARLQLRILHEEWCAAMPPPELAGPPRRLVSNFINGITRLPVRVSGRPG; encoded by the coding sequence ATGGACCACGCCGCGGACGTCCCCGACGTCTTCGACCCCCGCATCTACGCCGCCGGCATCCCGCACGAGCGCTACCGGCTGCTGCGCGAGCGGCACCCCGTGGCCTGGCAGCCGGAGCCGGAGATCCGGGGCTGGCCCGCCGGCCCCGGCTTCTGGGCCGTCACCCGGCACGCCGATGTCGTGCGGGTCCTGCGCGACCACCGGACGTACTCCTCCTGGCTGGGCGCCACCCAGATCCGCGACCCCGACCCGGCCGACCTGCCCTTCCTGCGCCGCACCATGCTCAACCAGGACCCACCCGAGCACGGCCGGCTGCGGCGGCTGGTGTCCCGCGCCTTCACCCCCGCCCGCGTCGACGCCTTCGCCGGCCGGGTACGGGAGCGCGCCCGCGCCCTGCTCGCCGCCGCCCGCCAGGACGCCGAGGACGGCACCGCCGACCTCGTACGCGCCGTCACCGACGAGTACGCGCTGCTGAACCTCACCGACCTGCTGGGCGTCCCGGCCGCCGACCGGGCCCTGCTGCTGGAGTGGACCGTACGGATCATCGGGTACCAGGATCCCGACGACGCCCCGGCGCCGCTCCTCGGCCCGGACGGCACCCCGCTCGACCCGCGCTCCCCGGCCCTGCTCGGCGAGATGTTCGCGTACGCCCGCGAACTGGCCGACCACAAGCGCGCCCACCCCGGCGACGACCTGATGACCGCCCTCGCCGAAGCCGGACTCGACCCGGCCGAACTGGAGATGTTCTTCTTCCTGCTCACCGTCGCGGGCAACGACACCGTACGCAGCGCCGCCCCCGGCGGCCTGCTCGCCCTGGCCGGGGCCCCGGACGCCTACCGCCGGCTCGCGGCCGGATCCGTCCCGTTCGACCGGGCCGTCGACGAACTCCTGCGCGTCCACCCGCCGGTGCTCAGCTTCCGCCGCACGGCCGCCGTCGACACCGAACTGGCCGGGCAGTCCATCCGCGCCGGCGACAAGGTGGTGGTCTTCCACGCCTCCGCCAACCACGACGAGCGCGTCTTCACCGACCCCGGCCGCCTCGACCTGGCACGCACCCCCAACCCGCACGTCTCCTTCGGGGACGGCCCGCACGTCTGCCTCGGCGCCCACTTCGCCCGGCTCCAGCTGCGCATCCTCCACGAGGAGTGGTGCGCGGCCATGCCCCCGCCGGAACTGGCGGGACCGCCGCGCCGGCTGGTCTCCAACTTCATCAACGGGATCACACGGCTGCCGGTGCGGGTGTCCGGGCGGCCCGGGTGA
- the ggt gene encoding gamma-glutamyltransferase gives MRVPAARQLALVALAGALVSTGAAAPPTTAAPPAKVPVAAGYGGAVASVDADASAAGIAVLRSGGNAVDAAIATAAALGVTEPYSAGIGGGGYFVYYDARSRRVHTIDGRETAPATATEALFQENGLPIPFAEGQTSGLGVGVPGTPATWKSALDAWGTRPLDKLLKPAEKLAREGFTVDSTFRAQTELNQDRFKDFPATSKLFLPGGALPVVGSTFKNPDLAATYAELGRKGTGALYRGPLAEDIVRAVRTPPVDPAATRKVRPGDLTTADLRAYATKRQDPTRVNYRGLDVYSMAPSSSGGTTVGEALNILERTDLSKLSETQYLHRFIEASRISFADRGRWVGDPAAVDVPTRELLSQRFADSRGCLIAPDRTLTSPLAPGDPRHPVACGGTGRAAPTTYEGENTTHLTAADRWGNVVSYTLTIESTGGSAITVPGRGFLLNNELTDFSFAPAAPGVPDPNLPGPGKRPRSSMSPTIVLEDGRPVLAVGSPGGATIITTVLQTLIGHLDRGLPLVDAIAAPRASQRNQTTTELEPGLWNSPVRAELEAIGQAFRQNPEIGAATGVQRLPDGRWLAAAETSRRGGGSAMVVRPHGKP, from the coding sequence ATGCGCGTCCCCGCCGCACGTCAGTTAGCGCTCGTCGCCCTCGCCGGGGCGCTCGTCTCCACCGGGGCCGCGGCCCCGCCCACCACGGCCGCCCCACCGGCCAAGGTGCCCGTCGCCGCCGGCTACGGCGGGGCCGTCGCCAGCGTCGACGCCGACGCCAGCGCCGCGGGCATCGCCGTCCTGCGCTCCGGCGGCAACGCCGTGGACGCGGCGATCGCCACCGCCGCCGCGCTCGGGGTGACCGAGCCCTATTCGGCGGGCATCGGCGGAGGCGGCTACTTCGTCTACTACGACGCCCGCTCGCGCCGGGTGCACACGATCGACGGCCGCGAGACCGCCCCCGCCACGGCCACCGAGGCGCTGTTCCAGGAGAACGGCCTCCCCATCCCCTTCGCGGAGGGCCAGACCAGCGGCCTCGGCGTCGGCGTGCCCGGCACCCCCGCCACCTGGAAGAGCGCCCTCGACGCCTGGGGCACCCGCCCGCTCGACAAGCTGCTGAAGCCCGCCGAGAAACTGGCCCGCGAGGGCTTCACGGTGGACAGCACCTTCCGGGCCCAGACCGAGCTCAACCAGGACCGCTTCAAGGACTTCCCGGCGACCTCGAAGCTCTTCCTGCCCGGCGGCGCCCTGCCGGTCGTCGGCTCCACCTTCAAGAACCCGGACCTGGCCGCCACCTACGCCGAACTCGGCCGCAAGGGGACCGGCGCCCTCTACCGCGGGCCCCTCGCCGAGGACATCGTCCGGGCCGTGCGCACACCCCCGGTGGACCCGGCGGCCACCCGCAAGGTCCGCCCCGGCGACCTGACCACCGCCGACCTGCGCGCGTACGCGACCAAGCGGCAGGACCCGACCCGGGTGAACTACCGCGGCCTGGACGTCTACAGCATGGCGCCCTCCTCCTCCGGCGGCACCACGGTCGGCGAGGCGCTGAACATCCTGGAGCGGACCGACCTCTCGAAGCTGTCCGAGACGCAGTACCTGCACCGCTTCATCGAGGCGTCGCGGATCTCCTTCGCCGACCGGGGCCGCTGGGTCGGCGACCCGGCGGCGGTGGACGTGCCCACGCGCGAGCTGCTCTCGCAGCGGTTCGCCGACTCGCGCGGCTGCCTGATCGCGCCGGACCGTACGCTGACCAGCCCGCTGGCCCCCGGTGACCCGCGCCACCCGGTGGCCTGCGGCGGCACCGGCCGGGCCGCCCCGACCACGTACGAAGGGGAGAACACCACGCACCTGACGGCCGCCGACCGCTGGGGCAACGTGGTCTCCTACACCCTGACCATCGAGTCCACCGGCGGGAGCGCCATCACCGTTCCCGGACGCGGCTTCCTGCTCAACAACGAGCTGACCGACTTCTCCTTCGCCCCGGCCGCGCCCGGGGTCCCGGACCCGAACCTGCCCGGCCCCGGCAAGCGGCCGCGCTCCTCCATGTCCCCGACGATCGTGCTGGAGGATGGCCGTCCGGTGCTCGCGGTGGGCTCCCCGGGCGGCGCGACGATCATCACCACCGTGCTGCAGACCCTGATCGGCCACCTGGACCGGGGGCTGCCGCTCGTCGACGCCATCGCGGCGCCGCGGGCCAGCCAGCGCAACCAGACCACGACGGAGCTGGAGCCGGGCCTGTGGAACAGTCCGGTGCGCGCGGAGCTGGAGGCGATCGGCCAGGCCTTCCGGCAGAACCCGGAGATCGGCGCGGCCACCGGCGTGCAGCGGCTGCCGGACGGGCGCTGGCTGGCGGCGGCCGAGACCAGCCGCCGGGGCGGCGGCTCGGCGATGGTGGTCCGCCCGCACGGGAAGCCGTAG